One Clostridium sp. CM027 genomic window carries:
- a CDS encoding EamA family transporter: MATILMFMWSLSYLSIKVISEEVEPTLSAFYRFMLAAIILFITLKVKFHKEKVLKEEKFKFALGGLFGVTLYFIFENRRLDDSWSSIFLDDLQHCL; the protein is encoded by the coding sequence TTGGCAACTATCTTAATGTTTATGTGGAGCTTATCATATTTAAGCATAAAGGTTATATCAGAAGAGGTAGAGCCAACATTATCGGCATTTTATAGATTTATGTTAGCTGCAATAATTTTATTTATAACATTAAAAGTGAAATTCCATAAGGAAAAAGTTTTAAAAGAGGAGAAGTTTAAATTTGCCTTGGGTGGTCTCTTTGGAGTAACACTATATTTTATATTTGAGAATAGGAGACTTGATGACTCTTGGAGCAGTATTTTCTTGGATGATTTACAACATTGTTTGTAG